The sequence TGGGTGCAACAACGACCCCATTTAATTCCGCCATAGCCCGCTTGGCACTATCAAAATCCTGAAACCCTGACGGCTCTTGTCCATTGGTTGAGGAAACATTGAACGTTTTTTTCACGCTATCGTATTTAATCGTATGGGTTATAACCAGCCGGGATATTTTTTTATCGAACCAGTGTGTCCGCTTTTGATAGAGGTCAACTAAAAAAGTAAATGTAGTCGGAACGCCTGCCAGGATGGCCGATTCCATATCCTTTGTGAAACAGTTTATTACCCTTGCATAAACCACTACATTTTCCGCACTACTGGTAACCAGAAAGTCTGTGATCTTTGCATCCTTCTCTTGGTGGGAACAGGAGAGGAAACCGGGGAACAGACAGCAGATAAGAAATATGGCGAAAAAGAACAATATTGGGGGGCATAATAAACTTCTCTTTTCGCCTTTTGAAATATGACAGGATTTCAAACTGATAAAGGTCAAAAGTGAAAACTCACTTCCTAAGTTCCGAAACTCTCTCATCGAAGCATCAAGGTATATTTTTTATTGTTTTGATCCTTTGCCAGATATACTAAGAAACTGTACACTAAAAAGCAAGTTCAATTTCTGAAAGGCTTATACAGAGGAAGGGGAAAGGAGGGAATTA comes from Syntrophales bacterium and encodes:
- a CDS encoding DUF4390 domain-containing protein, coding for MREFRNLGSEFSLLTFISLKSCHISKGEKRSLLCPPILFFFAIFLICCLFPGFLSCSHQEKDAKITDFLVTSSAENVVVYARVINCFTKDMESAILAGVPTTFTFLVDLYQKRTHWFDKKISRLVITHTIKYDSVKKTFNVSSTNGQEPSGFQDFDSAKRAMAELNGVVVAPIRHLKKDKTYYILVKAKMEKVRLPLHMEYVFFFISLWDFETNWYKQEFVYRSG